The proteins below are encoded in one region of Apium graveolens cultivar Ventura chromosome 4, ASM990537v1, whole genome shotgun sequence:
- the LOC141718607 gene encoding uncharacterized protein LOC141718607 — MPLTDIHSLETRTPKVFKGEFMDITFREADARWVHHPHNAVLVISLQIGTKNIYRVFMDNGSSTNILYYNTYRKMGLPDRDISAEDAWVYGFSGESARFIGSIRLPCTLGEIPLLLMKMLDFKVLNQESSQNVFLG, encoded by the coding sequence ATGCCCCTAACCGACATTCATAGCTTGGAAACTCGAACACCAAAGGTTTTCAAAGGGGAATTTATGGATATCACCTTCAGAGAAGCGGATGCAAGATGGGTGCATCATCCTCACAATGCCGTTTTAGTTATTTCCCTCCAGATTGGGACTAAAAATATCTACAGAGTCTTCATGGATAATGGGAGTTCAACAAACATCCTCTACTACAACACTTATAGGAAAATGGGTTTGCCCGACCGGGATATTTCAGCAGAAGATGCTTGGGTTTATGGATTTTCTGGTGAGAGCGCCAGATTCATAGGTTCGATTCGATTACCATGCACTCTAGGAGAAATTCCCCTTCTTTTAATGAAGATGCTTGATTTCAAAGTCCTAAATCAGGAATCCTCTCAGAATGTGTTTCTAGGATGA